TGTAAGAGCAGGCTTTAGGCAAATATTTAAAGCGACAAAAGCTGGAGAAATGCCACCTTTAACACTTGCAGCTGGAGTACTTGGTGCATCCTTTGTTGCAATGCAAACCTATGTGGTGCCAATCGCTGGGGTTGCTTTATTTACTGTTGCATCCCTTGCAGGTCAAACTGCCATTTCACTTTGGGTTGATAAATTAGGTTTAAGCGGTGGCGCTAAATCATTAATTACTAAACGTAGGGTAACTGCAGCAATTATTACTGTTATTGCTGTTGCAGTATCGGCTTGGGATAGATTTGCGATGAGTGATTTTTCGATACTAGCTTTATCTTTGGCACTCTTTGCTGGAACATGGGTTGGAGTTCAGCGGGCGCTAAATGGCAGGATTAACTCATATTCAAATAAAAGTTTTGCTACCTCACTTTTAAACTTTATAACCGGTACTAGCTTTCTTTTGGTTTTATTAGCAATTCGATCAATCTTTACAGATCATTCAATTCTAAATTTTAAAACAGCTCCTTGGTGGATGTTTTTAGGTGGCTCAATTGGAGTAATTTACATTGCACTCTCAGCCCATATCGTTCAACATCTTGGCGTACTTGAGTTCACTCTGTTTAGTGTTGGCGGAATGTTAATTGGATCGTTGCTTATTGATTTTGTTTTTCCAACACCCGGTACTCATATTTCACCTTACTTGACTGCTGGTATTGCACTGACCTACTTAGGTGTGGTTGCAAATGGTCAGTCGCGCCTATCTCGGCGGTAATTAATAAAGGCTGAAACTAAAGATGCTGTTATAAAAAAGGCAGCAAGGGCGTATGAGATATCGCCAACCCAAGAGATTGAACCAGAGTAGAAGCCAGCTAAGGTAATTCCAACTCCCCATAAGAAAGCGCCCAATGCATTAGCAGATAAGAATTTGTAGTAATTCATCTTTACGGTTCCAGCAATTGGTGGCACAAAAGTTCTAACCCAAGGAATATATCTTGCAATTACAACTGACCACCAGCCGTATCGAGCATAAAATTTTTCTGACCTAGCAAGCATTTTCTGCATTCGCTTTGATTTATGTTTTTCAAGGTAAGGCCGGCCAACCTTTCGGCCAATTACATACCCAACCTGATCACCCACAAAAGCTGCTAAAAAGACAGCAAGAACGAGAAAAACAATATTTATGTCATCCCTACTAGCAGCTACTAAACCAGCACTAAATAGCAAAGAATCCCCAGGCAAAAAGAACCCAATTAGCAAACCAGTTTCAATAAAAATAATGCCAGCGATAACCACATAAAACAAAAAGGGTGCAACGGGAGATAGTTGCTCGTCAAATGAGGCGGCAAAACTCAGCATTTATTTAAACAGACTTCTTTACTGCAGCTGCCACCTTTTGTACGACATTTAAATCAAAAACACTTGGCACAATAAAATTGGCGTTTAGTTGCTGATCTGAAACACAAGATGCAATTGCATCAGCTGCTAGCACTAACATATTGTCGGTAATTTTGGTTATATGAGCATCGAGTAAGCCTCTAAAGATGCCAGGAAATGCCAATACATTGTTGATCTGATTTGGTTGATCACTCCTGCCAGTTGCAACAACTGCTGCATGTTTTCTTGCCAGTGCTGGATCAATCTCAGGATCTGGATTTGCTAAGGCAAAGACAATCGCACCCTTTGCCATTGATTTAACATCATTTTCGGTTAATACATTCGGAGCACTTACGCCGATAAATACGTCAGCATCCTTCATTGCAGCATGGATATCTCCTCTAAATGAACCAGGTGAGCAGTTTGTTACAAACCATTTACGCATTGGATCTTCTGCGCCTTTATCTTCAAAAACTAAACCATCCTTATCAAAGCCAATTATATTTTGAGCACCCTTTGCAACTAACAACCTTGCAACCGCGGTTCCAGCCGCTCCTACGCCACTTAAAACAATCTTGGTTGATTTTAAATCCTTCTTTACAAGCTTTAACGCATTTGTTAACGCAGCAAGAACCACAATTGCTGTTCCATGCTGATCATCATGAAAAACTGGAATATCAAGTAGATTTCGCAATCGTGCTTCAATTTCAAAACAACGAGGTGCTGAAATATCTTCTAGATTAATTCCGCCATAAACGGGTGCAATAATTTGAACTGTTCTAACAATCTCATCAACATCTTGAGTATCAAGACATACTGGCCAAGCATCAACATCAGCAAACCTTTTAAATAAAGCAGCTTTTCCCTCCATCACCGGCAAAGCTGCCCCTGGACCAATGTTTCCAAGGCCTAAAACAGCTGATCCATCAGTAACAACTGCAACTGTATTTCGCTTAATTGTTAATCTTCTTAAATCAGAAGGATCCTTAGCAATTGCTTGTGAAATTCTGGCAACCCCTGGTGTGTAGGCACGAGATAAATCATCACGGGTTTTAAGTGGAACTTTGGATGCGATTTCAATTTTTCCACCTAAGTGAAGCAAGAATGTGCGATCTGAAACCTTTCTAACATTTAGATTCTTATTTGCCGAAAGTGCGGCAGTTATCGCTTCAGCATGTTCGGCATCAATTGCATCGCAGGTAACATCTATTACTACTCGATCTAAAACTGATTCAACAACATCAAGAGCTGTAATAGCAGCCCCTGCTGCAAGGATTGCTTGTGTTATTTCAGATACTGGTTGCGCTGAGGCAGGTCCATCAACACGGATTGTGATTCCATAACCGGGGGATGTGCTTGCCATTTAAACAACACCATATAAACGATCACCAGCATCACCTAATCCTGGGACTATGTAACCCTTTTCATTTAATCGCTCATCAAGTGCGCCAGTAACAAGTTTTAATTGCAGCGCGCTGGATGCAAAAGCTTTTTCTAGTACTGCAATTCCTTCCGGGGCTGCCAGGATACAAATCGCAGTTATATCTGTTGCACCCTTTGCAGCTAAGAACTCAATGGCCGAAACCAGTGTACCGCCGGTGGCTAGCATCGGATCTAATATGTAACACTGACGACCTTTTAAATCCTCCGGCAATCTATTTGCATAAGTTGTTGCCTTTAATGTCTCTTCATTTCTAACCATGCCAAGAAATCCAATTTCAGCAGTTGGAATTAATCTAGAAAATCCCTCCAACATGCCAAGGCCTGCTCTAAGGATTGGCACCACAACAGGTTTTGGTTTTGTAAGGTGCGCACCTTGCGCCATAGCAACAGGTGTTTTAACAGTTACTGCTTGAGTTTTAACCTCGCGCATTGCCTCATACGCAAGAAGTGTGACGATCTCTTCAGTAAGACGTCTAAAGGTTGGTGAATCAGTTTTTTCATCCCGCAGCACCGTTAGCTTGTGTGTAATCAGCGGGTGGTCTGCAATATGGATTTTCACATAATTACTCTACAAGGGGAAAGCCCTACTACCAATTACTACTGATTAACGGGAGAATAAGAAGGTCAGGTTTTGAGCATAAAGTTGGTGAAAGGATGTGATCAAAATGTCAGTAGATTTTGGAATCATCGCCTGGCATGAAGATGGTCGCTGGGATGCCACCAGATTAGTTTCAAATAGAGATATTGGCGCAATTATTGATTTACTAAAGGCTCAACAA
The Candidatus Nanopelagicus limnes DNA segment above includes these coding regions:
- the upp gene encoding uracil phosphoribosyltransferase, encoding MKIHIADHPLITHKLTVLRDEKTDSPTFRRLTEEIVTLLAYEAMREVKTQAVTVKTPVAMAQGAHLTKPKPVVVPILRAGLGMLEGFSRLIPTAEIGFLGMVRNEETLKATTYANRLPEDLKGRQCYILDPMLATGGTLVSAIEFLAAKGATDITAICILAAPEGIAVLEKAFASSALQLKLVTGALDERLNEKGYIVPGLGDAGDRLYGVV
- a CDS encoding NAD-dependent malic enzyme — translated: MASTSPGYGITIRVDGPASAQPVSEITQAILAAGAAITALDVVESVLDRVVIDVTCDAIDAEHAEAITAALSANKNLNVRKVSDRTFLLHLGGKIEIASKVPLKTRDDLSRAYTPGVARISQAIAKDPSDLRRLTIKRNTVAVVTDGSAVLGLGNIGPGAALPVMEGKAALFKRFADVDAWPVCLDTQDVDEIVRTVQIIAPVYGGINLEDISAPRCFEIEARLRNLLDIPVFHDDQHGTAIVVLAALTNALKLVKKDLKSTKIVLSGVGAAGTAVARLLVAKGAQNIIGFDKDGLVFEDKGAEDPMRKWFVTNCSPGSFRGDIHAAMKDADVFIGVSAPNVLTENDVKSMAKGAIVFALANPDPEIDPALARKHAAVVATGRSDQPNQINNVLAFPGIFRGLLDAHITKITDNMLVLAADAIASCVSDQQLNANFIVPSVFDLNVVQKVAAAVKKSV
- a CDS encoding DedA family protein; the encoded protein is MLSFAASFDEQLSPVAPFLFYVVIAGIIFIETGLLIGFFLPGDSLLFSAGLVAASRDDINIVFLVLAVFLAAFVGDQVGYVIGRKVGRPYLEKHKSKRMQKMLARSEKFYARYGWWSVVIARYIPWVRTFVPPIAGTVKMNYYKFLSANALGAFLWGVGITLAGFYSGSISWVGDISYALAAFFITASLVSAFINYRRDRRD
- a CDS encoding DMT family transporter, producing MNLLRRVIIKAGEKVVGLELLSAFSGVLIAAQSRVNGALSDEMGDSVEAAIVSFSTGLLFVTLIAVFRKDVRAGFRQIFKATKAGEMPPLTLAAGVLGASFVAMQTYVVPIAGVALFTVASLAGQTAISLWVDKLGLSGGAKSLITKRRVTAAIITVIAVAVSAWDRFAMSDFSILALSLALFAGTWVGVQRALNGRINSYSNKSFATSLLNFITGTSFLLVLLAIRSIFTDHSILNFKTAPWWMFLGGSIGVIYIALSAHIVQHLGVLEFTLFSVGGMLIGSLLIDFVFPTPGTHISPYLTAGIALTYLGVVANGQSRLSRR